The genome window CTCAGTTAGGAGGTTATAAAAAAACAAGCGCTCAGCTTATCATGCTTGCAATTCAGACCACCCACAAGATGGAGGAGGCAATAAATGAAGATTTTTGGTCTGTTACAAATGATTCTGCTGTCCCTGTGCTTGACACAAACGATCCAACTGGCACCACTGCATTTGTCGAGTCAGATAGTCTGCCAGAAATACCCCAAATTCAGGCTAATGATGTGACTAACAATGCTATTTCTGATATAGAGCGtcacacagcaaaaacaattGAAAAGCAGCATGATCCCTCCACACCACAAGGCACTGCAGGTAACAGCGCTGTCTCTCTTCCACAAATCCATTCTGAAAATGACCTTAAGGTCCCTATTATAACCACACAGCAGATTGCTGACCACATAATGAATGTTACTTCCGAAATTCAGATAACCACAACTAAAACCAATGATTTTGTGTCACTTGGACCAACTGCCAGCGTAAGCAGTCTTATTGTCTCCAGAGAAGCTCATGAATCAGCACAGACTATTCCTGAGAGTGTACAAATTGTTACTGAGAGATCATCTCAGGCTGCACATACTGACCTTATGGTACAGCCCAATAGTCATATTGGGCCTTTGCCCCTGAGGGAGCCTCTCGTAACCAGCAATACTGGCAAACTCATGCCTGCTGTgaaaagaagaaacacaacAGAGCGTGAAATTTCTGTAAGAGCAATCGAACAGAGCCAGCATGCCCAACCTGGTATGATTGCAATAACACGTGCTATCAAGGACCCGGCACAGAGCGTCCAAACAGGTTTGTTAAAAGCTGCCCACAGAGATGGAGGGATATATAACACAACATCTACTTTGGCTGAAAAATTTGAATCTTCACCATTTGATGAGATCAAAGCATTGACAACAAAGAGCGCTTCTGAAGCTGAACGTCCTCCACATGAGAAGACTCCTACAGTACTGGTCAGAGGAGACCAACAAGAGCTGCATGCATTACCTGAAAAGACCTCAATAAGTCAAAGAATACTTCGGGCTGTGACTGATTCTGCAAAACCCACAGGGATCACACCTAGAGAGAATAAAACCAGCTGTAGGAGAACTGGCTGCGCTAACTCAGGCGTGACAAGTGAAACAACAATTGGAGCAGGCGAGATTGATCATACCGCTCTAGAGAAAATGTATAAAACGAAGGCCGGAAACACAGAGGGAGATCGTTTTAATGCGGCACACGCTCCTGTCACAAAACTAGAAAATGGCAGCTGTGGCGCTGACTGTCGTGTACCTGAAGAAGCCACACCACAGGCCATCTACCATGACTATGCAGCTCTTTCACCAGCCACCAGTAAATCTGATAATGACCACGCCACTGTTGATGAGACTACGCCACAAAATGCCAAGAGTATGACAAATGAAACTTCAACAAGAACAGAAACGGATCATTTAGAGAGACGTGAGGAACTTGAGCAGGCTCAGATtgtagaaaaaacaacacacccTCACAGACAGACCTCTAAAGCCCAGGAGGCAGTGGCAACAGAGGTCACACTATCTGAACCTGCACCAACTACTGTGCAGACCACAGAAAAGACAACTGAGCGGATACTGCTCGctgaaaaacatataaaaactcAATTAAATAGAGGAGCAGCCAAAGCTGAGATATTCGAGGCACAAAATGCCACCAGGTCAGCACGTGCTGTGGCTAAAGGAGACACAGCAGTACAGGAGTTGGGGCGCAGGCTGTTACTGCTGGAGCCACAGTCTGagtcagagctgctgaaacacaggaGACGGACCTCACCTCATCTGTATCTCTCTGGGTAATCTTATTGTATAACCCTATTATTCTAGTGTTATCTATTAATCATGCATTAAATTAAAGAAGCATACTGGTGATTTGGCATGAGTTATGCTATTAAGTAGATAATCCATCAGAGAGAACTGCTTTATACTTTCCCTAAATTAATATTGTCACATGGTAATGCAGTTATGAGCAGGTACAGTTCTGAAAATGCTTCCTGATGATGCATTTAGGCCACTCCGAAATCCAATTTTTGGGAGTCTGCAAAGCATTGCAGTTATGAGATATGGTGCTGGAGGATCAATCCTAGAAGGGAAACAATAAGCAAACATGGATGAGGTGACACACAGTCGAAAAATATGGGACTTTGGTCATGACTAAAGACCTCCAAAAATGAATGACATCCCCATCAGCCCCAAGTGTACTTTGTGTTATTACTAATtagaaaatgttagcatgccgacattagcatttagcatttagctcaaagcaccactgtgcatatgtgcagcctcacagagccgaCTGTTTACTTTGGATATGATGTTTGGCAGCTGTTCTTTATTGTCAGAAGTCAGAGCGTCCTCAAATGTACCAAGACTGAATAGGAAGGCAGTTTTCAAAACAGTACCTGCTCAACTTTGACAAAAGATGCAAGCAGTGAAATTGTTTACCGTGATGGATTAAGAGTCTGTAGCAAATTACAGTTGATTTTTGCTGCACAGCAAAATAGATGGAAACAAATTGCTGCCTGGGAGATATGAAATCAATCTCAGAACTTTAAAATTTGACTGAAACATGTTCTTGCCAGCAGTTATATAACGTGCGATTTGTAGTAAAATTACTAGCATGGTTTTATCACTCAGTTTCCCTTTACAAATCGCTATTGCCAGTGTAACAGAAGTTTCAGATGACCTGTGTGGCAGTGGGAACTACACAGCAGAGATGAGTCTGAACCTGGGAAGAGGTGTAGAGCCTGGTGATGCTGTGCCTGCCCTGGGGAACCTCAGAGTGGTTATCAACCTGAAGACAAACAACAGTCGGATAAACCTCGGGGTCACCTCCTGTTGCTTGTCCCCAACCACTAAGCCTGACCTCATCAACTCCACCTGCTGCCTTTTCTCCAGGTACACAAGAAAGTATGAAATAAAGTGACTGGTAAgaggttttctttttcatgttcAGACGGGTAGAGTTTGCTGTGTTGTTCATTTCAGTGTGTGAAAGGCTTAATTCAGGCAAAGTAATAGGAGAAAGAGCAGTTCAGAAAATGTGTACTATAAAAACTAAATATAGATGAGCAGAGGCAGCAACTACAGGATGTACACAGTGGGAAATTTACAGTACATTTACTGATTTATGAGCAGCCATCTGGACTGCATATCATGAAAAGAAATGCAAGCACTCAGTCTTTTATTGTaggcttttttatttcatatgcAGCCCTATATGGTAGAAATTGGACTGAGGTTCTCAAAATAAATAGTCGAAACCTGACTTTTGCTTTTTCTAAACATATATT of Epinephelus lanceolatus isolate andai-2023 chromosome 4, ASM4190304v1, whole genome shotgun sequence contains these proteins:
- the LOC144462684 gene encoding uncharacterized protein LOC144462684, which translates into the protein MYKTKAGNTEGDRFNAAHAPVTKLENGSCGADCRVPEEATPQAIYHDYAALSPATSKSDNDHATVDETTPQNAKSMTNETSTRTETDHLERREELEQAQIVEKTTHPHRQTSKAQEAVATEVTLSEPAPTTVQTTEKTTERILLAEKHIKTQLNRGAAKAEIFEAQNATRSARAVAKGDTAVQELGRRLLLLEPQSESELLKHRRRTSPHLYLSGVTEVSDDLCGSGNYTAEMSLNLGRGVEPGDAVPALGNLRVVINLKTNNSRINLGVTSCCLSPTTKPDLINSTCCLFSRLAAEPAGITLLPSALSTSASFTISLFQMINYSVVYLHCDLSVCLRNRSDCERQCLQQRSAFPSEDPEAVVTNLRNRISFGPMLKEVKNSTSLEEIDPPELDLVLVIVSLVVGSSLVTVTLLLVWLAYRRRGIWLLHSAAPPRACCGCLHPGGGDLVLP